The Echinicola jeungdonensis genome segment TTCTAAACCCTTGAAAGGGGCGAAAATTGCTGGATGTTTGCACATGACCATCCAAACTGCCGTTTTGATTGAAACCCTAATCGAATTGGGGGCTGAGGTGACTTGGTCTTCCTGTAATATTTTTTCTACCCAGGATCATGCCGCCGCAGCCATTGCCGCTGCAGGAGTTTCTGTCTATGCATGGAAGGGGATGACTGCTGAAGAGTTTGACTGGTGCATCGAACAGACTCTTTTCTTTGGAGAAGAAAAAGAACCATTGAACATGATTTTGGATGATGGTGGTGACTTGACCAATATGGTATTGGATAAATATCCAGAATTGGTAGCAGGCATCAAAGGACTTTCTGAAGAGACAACTACCGGGGTTCACAGACTTTATGAAAGAATGAAAAATGGAACCCTGCCAATGCCTGCCATCAATGTGAATGACTCGGTAACCAAATCCAAGTTTGATAATAAATACGGTTGTAAGGAATCCTTGGTGGATGCCATCAGAAGAGCAACCGATGTGATGTTGGCCGGGAAAGTGGCTGTTGTGGCTGGATATGGAGATGTAGGAAAAGGTTCTTCGGCCTCTTTGAGAGGAGCAGGAGCTAGGGTGATTGTTACTGAAATTGATCCTATTTGTGCCCTTCAGGCTTCTATGGATGGTTTTGAAGTGAAAACCATGATCAATGCAGTAAAAGAGGCAGATATCGTGGTAACTGCTACTGGTAACAAAGACATTATTACCGGAGAACATTTCAAAGCCATGAAAGACAAAACCATTGTTTGTAACATTGGCCACTTTGATAATGAAATTGATGTTGCCTGGTTGAATAACAATTATGGAGATAGCAGAGATGAAATCAAGCCTCAGGTTGATCTTTACAATGTAAATGGGCATGATATTATCCTTTTGGCAGAAGGGAGATTGGTAAATTTGGGCTGTGCTACCGGCCACCCATCATTTGTGATGTCCAATTCATTTACCAATCAGACATTGGCACAATTGGAATTATGGTCCAATACAGATAAATATGAAAACAAGGTTTATGTATTGCCTAAACACCTGGATGAAAAAGTGGCTGAGCTTCACCTGAAAAAATTGGGTGTTGAATTAGAAACGTTGACTGAAGATCAAGCCAAATATATTGGTGTGGAGGTAAATGGTCCATTCAAGCCAGATTACTACAGATATTAATATTTTATTACCAAATATTTTTAAAAAGCCGCCGTTGAGCGGCTTTTTTTATTTTTATAGGTATATTGATACTATGACTTTTAATTGTTTAGACTTATGAAAAATTTGGAAGGAATGCTCAAAGAAGATGCTCTGGAAGGAAAAACCATCCTGATAACAGGTGGTGGGACAGGCCTTGGGAGATCTATGGGAAAATATTTTCTCCAATTGGGTGCCAATTTGATCATTGCAAGCAGGAAAAAGGATGTTTTGCAAGAAACAGCCAAGAAGCTTGAAAATGAAACGGGTAGGCAGGTTTTGCCCTTGGTATGTGATGTCAGAGATAAGGTTCAAGTGGAAACCATGTGGGCAAAAGCTAGTCAGGAATTTGAAGAAATTAATGGTGTAGTCAATTGTGCTGCAGGAAATTTTATCTGCCCAACCGAACGGCTTTCTGCGAATGCATTTGACACCGTGGTGGACATAGTTTTGAAGGGTACTTCTAATATGACCCTAACTGCCGGAAAGCATTGGATCCATAATAATCAGGAAGGGGTGTTTTTAAATATTGTTACCACTTATTCCTGGACGGGCTCGGCATTTGTTGTTCCTAGTGCTGCTGCCAAGGCAGGGGTTTTGGCCATGACCCGCTCTTTGGCTGTGGAATGGGCCAAATATAATATCCGTACCAATGCTATAGCTCCTGGTCCATTTCCTACCGAAGGGGCTTTTAGTCGGTTGATGCCCGGAGAGTTGGCAGATGAATTTAACCCAGCCAGGAAAATCCCACTCAAAAGGGTAGGAGAGCATCAGGAGTTGGCCAATTTGGCAGCTTATTTAATGTCTGATTATTCGGGATACATCAATGGGGAGGTAGTCACAATCGATGGAGGAGAATGGCTCCAGGGGGCTGGGGAGTTTAATCATTTAAGGAATATTCCAGAAGAACTTTGGGATTCTTTGGAAGAGGTTAGGAATAAGAAAAAATAAAGGTGAGGGGTTAGATTTGAGTCCCCTGCTTTGCACTAGCCCACCAAACCTAGTGAATTAACAAAGCCAATATAAAAAAAATGAAAATTAAGAATGAATTGTCTTTTTGACTTAGCGTAACCCTCCGATTCGACGATCCCACGGTTTTACAATTCGACAAAATTCCTGATAATTACAAATGAGGTGAAATTGCCCTTTCTGATTGCTTGGCCACAAATTCATCTGAACCCTTTGGAAATAAACTGATTGATCCATTCCAAGTGGGTAAATATTGATGTATGTTTGTTTCGTCAATCACCGATGCATCAATAAAATACCATTTTCCTGAATTTTCATTGGAAACCGCAATAAGGGTGTTTTCGGAAATCAGTTTACCTCCCGGTACGTCCAAAATGGATTTTACAGGGATCAAGGCATGAATTTCACCATTTGATTTGGTTATCTTTTTGGCCTTTCCCATTTTAATTTCCTTTAATTCCACCCCAGTGGATTTTTGAAAATCAATGATGTCCACCAAAGCATTCCTTAAAGCCTCTTTTCCTCCTGATTTTTGAAGAACATATGGGTAGGTGAAATCAATCAATGTTTCCACATCTTCCGATAATTGTGCTTTTGAATATTCCTGGGCAGCTTGATCCAGGGATGTTTGTTGCGCTTGACTACCTGTATAAGAAACTAATAAAAAAAGAGGTAGGATTAGGGACTTGATCATTCAGATGGATTTTGTTTTTCGCAAAGGTAAAGTATTAAATGTCTGAATACAAGAAGGTTAAAAATGTTTACGGTTTTGGTAATTTTCCTTATTCCTCAAGTGAATTTGTTGAAAAAAATATAATTTCTTCTCCATCTACTTCGAAACTGATTTCAATGGGCCGGCAACAAACTTCGCAATCTTCAATATATTTTTGCCTGGGGACACTTAGGTCCAAAATCACTGAGATTGTGGAAAAACAATAAGGGCAGGTAAAGAATTGTTCTTTGGTTAGCATGTTTCTGATAATAGTCAATACATAAAAATAGGTTTTTGGGAGGAAGGAATCAAGTTGTCTTATCCAGGGGAATAGTTTTTCCTTTTGAATATTTATTAAGGAATCCGGCTTAAGTTAATGGATAATTTGCCCAAACTACCCTATAAAGTCCAAGTTTTTGAGTTGCCTTCATTTCTAATTAAATAGTAGCGTATTAATTTTAACAAAGATTATATAAAACTTCCCAGAAAACCTTTTTTATATTTGTAAGTAATATTTGTCATGAGACGATTGCTTCAAATATCGCTATTGTTGATCTACCTGATGCTGAATGCTGGTTTGAGTTATTCCTTGCATTTTTGTGGGGAGGACTTTGCTAGGATCAATTTATTTGGAGAAGACAAAACATGCTGTCCTGAAGGGGAGGAAAAGCCGGGGTGTTGTGATGATATTTCCCATATTGACCTCCAAAATGGAGATGAAAACCCAACCTCAATCCCTCATTATCAATTTTTGAAAGCTGAAATAGCTCCTGTCCCTAAACTACTTTTTGATATATTGGATTGTCTTTCTCAAAACCTGGAATTAAAACCTCTACTTTATCAGGAGGATAATGCACCTCCTGAGGAAAACTCCCTTCATATCCGTCATCAGGTGTTTTTGATTTAGCATTTTTCGAGTGATTAATGGTTTTTCCCTATTGAATGCTGCTCAATGCCATTAAGTTATTGAAACAATGGTTTTACGCAAAGATGCAATAGGCAGTAAAGTTTTCTTATTTATAAACCTTTAAAACTTTGCGACTTTTGTTCCTCCGCGTGGAATTTTAAATTTCTTCATTTAATAGCAGGGCATTGCAGTTGGAGATGCCATGCTGAAAAGTTCAAATAATCTGGACTTACCTTCCTAATTTATTCTTTAAATTACCTGTTTGGTATTTTATCATGTTAAATAAGATTATCAAATACTTCCTAGAGAACAAACTGGTAACCGTTCTCCTGATTTTGGGCTTAATCATTTGGGGGATTGTGACTGCCCCATTTGGTTGGAAATTGGAGCCATTACCCTCCGATCCGGTACCGGTAGATGCCATTCCCGATATTGGTGAAAACCAACAAATTGTTTTTACCCAATGGGCAGGTAGGTCTCCGCAGGATATTGAGGATCAAATCTCCTATCCCTTAACTACCTATCTTTTGGGAATCCCCGGGGTAAAATCCATTCGAAGTACCTCCATTTTTGGGTTTTCCAGCATATATATCATTTTCAATGAGGAGGTGGAGTTTTATTGGTCCAGATCAAGGATACTTGAAAAGCTCAATGCACTCCCTGCAGGTTTGCTTCCAGAAAGTGTTCAGCCTGCCTTGGGGCCGGATGCAACCGCCTTGGGTCAGATATTTTGGTACACCCTCGAAGGCCGGGATCCGGAGGGAAATCCAACAGGTGGCTGGGATTTGCATGAAATCCGGTCTGTTCAGGATTTTTATGTGAAATATGGATTAAATGCCACAGAAGGAGTTTCTGAAGTAGCTTCAATTGGGGGCTTTGTTCAAGAGTACCAGGTGGACGTGGATCCTGATGCATTGAAAGCTTATGATATTTCGCTTCATAAAGTAATGCAAGCCGTCCAAAAGTCTAATAAGGATGTTGGGGCTAAAACCATTGAAATTAATCAGGCGGAATACCTTGTTCGGGGTTTGGGCTATGTGAGAAAAGTGGAGGATATTGAAAAAGCAGTAGTTGCCGTTCAGGACAATGTTCCTATACGCATCCAGGATATTGGAAGAGTCAGCTTAGGGCCTGCTACCAGAAGGGGTATTTTGGATAAGGATGGAGCAGAAGTCGTTGGAGGAGTGGTGGTGGCCAGGTATGGTGCCAATCCCATGAAGGTTATCAATAATGTAAAAGCAAGGATCAAGGAGATTGCACCTGGCCTTCCTCAAAAGACTCTGGGCAATGGGGTGAAAAGCCAACTGACTATTGTGCCTTTTTATGACCGCTCCGAATTGATCCATGAAACTTTAGGGACCCTTGAGGAAGCCTTGTCTTTGGAAATATTGATTTCCATTTTGGTGGTGATTGTGATGGTTTATAACCTGAGAGCTTCCTTGCTGATATCCAGCTTGCTGCCTATTGCCGTATTGATGGTATTTATTGCCATGAGGTATTTCGGGGTGGATGCCAATATTGTTGCCCTTTCCGGGATCGCCATTGCTATTGGTACCATGGTTGATTTAGGTATTATTCTGTCCGAAAATATCATTAAACACATGGAGGAGGCACCGGAAGGGCAAAGCCTAATAGAAACAATTTACCGTGGAGCTTCCGAAGTGTCGGCAGCAATATTGACAGCAGTTTCAACTACAATTGTCAGCTTTATTCCAGTATTTACCATGCAGGCTGCCGAGGGGAAATTGTTTGGGCCATTGGCCTTTACCAAAACCTTTGCCCTTATAGCTGCCCTGATTGTTTCCCTTTTGATACTGCCCACTTTGGCCCACTGGTTTTTCGGGATCAACATAAAAAATCCGAAGGCAAAACAATGGAGCAATATTGCATTGTTGGGGATAGGCCTGGTTGGGCTTTTATTGGGGCATATATGGGCCGGAACTGTTTTGGCGGTTTATGGAGCCGTTTTCATCTTGAAAAAAAGATTTTTGTCCAAGGAAAATCCAGTAAAAAACTGGAAGGGAAAGCTCCTTAAAAATGTGGACCTCATCATCATAGGTTTAAGTGTGGTCTGGCTTTTGGCCAAATATTGGCTGCCACTGGGACCTGGAAAAAGCTTGATCCTCAATGCTCTTTTTGTTTTCCTTTTGGTAGGGCTTATTCTTGGGGCATTTATTCTGTTGGAATATTATTATAAATCCCTTTTGAAATGGTGCCTTGAAAATAAAGGTAAGTTTTTACTGATCCCCAGCCTTTTCATAATCCTGGGTTTAAATATTTGGTTGGGATTTGATAAGCTATTTGGGTTTGTGGCCAATGGCCTTGAAAAAGTGGGTTGGGAGATCCGCAATACTTCCGTTTGGTCAGGTTTGACCCACCAATTCCCTGGAATAGGAAAGGAGTTTATGCCTTCTCTGGATGAAGGGAGTTTTCTGTTGATGCCTACTTCTATGCCCCATTCAGGAATTGCCTATAACCGGGAAGTATTGGGGCAAATGGACATGATGCTGACCAATATCCCTGAGGTAGAGCTGACAGTGGGTAAACTGGGAAGGGTGGAATCAGCCCTGGATCCTGCACCCATTTCCATGTTTGAAAA includes the following:
- a CDS encoding HYC_CC_PP family protein is translated as MRRLLQISLLLIYLMLNAGLSYSLHFCGEDFARINLFGEDKTCCPEGEEKPGCCDDISHIDLQNGDENPTSIPHYQFLKAEIAPVPKLLFDILDCLSQNLELKPLLYQEDNAPPEENSLHIRHQVFLI
- a CDS encoding CPXCG motif-containing cysteine-rich protein, yielding MLTKEQFFTCPYCFSTISVILDLSVPRQKYIEDCEVCCRPIEISFEVDGEEIIFFSTNSLEE
- the ahcY gene encoding adenosylhomocysteinase codes for the protein MSETTSKYVKYKVKDISLADWGRKEIRLAEAEMPGLMALREEYGASKPLKGAKIAGCLHMTIQTAVLIETLIELGAEVTWSSCNIFSTQDHAAAAIAAAGVSVYAWKGMTAEEFDWCIEQTLFFGEEKEPLNMILDDGGDLTNMVLDKYPELVAGIKGLSEETTTGVHRLYERMKNGTLPMPAINVNDSVTKSKFDNKYGCKESLVDAIRRATDVMLAGKVAVVAGYGDVGKGSSASLRGAGARVIVTEIDPICALQASMDGFEVKTMINAVKEADIVVTATGNKDIITGEHFKAMKDKTIVCNIGHFDNEIDVAWLNNNYGDSRDEIKPQVDLYNVNGHDIILLAEGRLVNLGCATGHPSFVMSNSFTNQTLAQLELWSNTDKYENKVYVLPKHLDEKVAELHLKKLGVELETLTEDQAKYIGVEVNGPFKPDYYRY
- a CDS encoding efflux RND transporter permease subunit, producing the protein MLNKIIKYFLENKLVTVLLILGLIIWGIVTAPFGWKLEPLPSDPVPVDAIPDIGENQQIVFTQWAGRSPQDIEDQISYPLTTYLLGIPGVKSIRSTSIFGFSSIYIIFNEEVEFYWSRSRILEKLNALPAGLLPESVQPALGPDATALGQIFWYTLEGRDPEGNPTGGWDLHEIRSVQDFYVKYGLNATEGVSEVASIGGFVQEYQVDVDPDALKAYDISLHKVMQAVQKSNKDVGAKTIEINQAEYLVRGLGYVRKVEDIEKAVVAVQDNVPIRIQDIGRVSLGPATRRGILDKDGAEVVGGVVVARYGANPMKVINNVKARIKEIAPGLPQKTLGNGVKSQLTIVPFYDRSELIHETLGTLEEALSLEILISILVVIVMVYNLRASLLISSLLPIAVLMVFIAMRYFGVDANIVALSGIAIAIGTMVDLGIILSENIIKHMEEAPEGQSLIETIYRGASEVSAAILTAVSTTIVSFIPVFTMQAAEGKLFGPLAFTKTFALIAALIVSLLILPTLAHWFFGINIKNPKAKQWSNIALLGIGLVGLLLGHIWAGTVLAVYGAVFILKKRFLSKENPVKNWKGKLLKNVDLIIIGLSVVWLLAKYWLPLGPGKSLILNALFVFLLVGLILGAFILLEYYYKSLLKWCLENKGKFLLIPSLFIILGLNIWLGFDKLFGFVANGLEKVGWEIRNTSVWSGLTHQFPGIGKEFMPSLDEGSFLLMPTSMPHSGIAYNREVLGQMDMMLTNIPEVELTVGKLGRVESALDPAPISMFENIINYKPEYVLNEKGFRVRFKVDKMDRFILASGDSLSNEDALNQGVTKDQLIQDDNGQYFRNWRSHIQSPDDIWEEIVKVTQIPGITSAPKLQPIETRLVMLQTGMRAPMGIKVYGPDLKTIEQFGLQLETILKEVPSVKSEAVFADRIVGKPYLHLNINREEISRYGLNVEDIQQTIETAIGGMKITSTVEGRERYPVRVRYPRELRDDPESLGRILLPTPTGAQIPIRQVIDFEYVRGPQAIKSEETFLVGYVLFDKRDGNSEVGVVHEAQNYIQSKIDSGELVVPQGISYKFSGSYENQVRAEKRLSIIVPLVLAIIFLILYFQFKSVANSLMIFSGILLAFSGGFLMIWLYGQGWFANFSIFGTSIRDLFQMHTINLSVAVWVGFIALFGIATDNGVLIATYLDQSFKRNQPQNLQETREAVIEAGMRRIRPALMTAGTTMIALLPVLTSTGRGADIMIPMAIPSFGGMALSLISVFLVPVLYAMRMEYKLKKRQS
- a CDS encoding SDR family oxidoreductase, which produces MKNLEGMLKEDALEGKTILITGGGTGLGRSMGKYFLQLGANLIIASRKKDVLQETAKKLENETGRQVLPLVCDVRDKVQVETMWAKASQEFEEINGVVNCAAGNFICPTERLSANAFDTVVDIVLKGTSNMTLTAGKHWIHNNQEGVFLNIVTTYSWTGSAFVVPSAAAKAGVLAMTRSLAVEWAKYNIRTNAIAPGPFPTEGAFSRLMPGELADEFNPARKIPLKRVGEHQELANLAAYLMSDYSGYINGEVVTIDGGEWLQGAGEFNHLRNIPEELWDSLEEVRNKKK